One window from the genome of Halostella litorea encodes:
- a CDS encoding peptide-methionine (S)-S-oxide reductase MsrA, whose translation MTPYPELVADYDESAPDPAATETTTFALGCFWGPDATFGALDGVVRTRVGYAGGTKPDPTYHALGDHSEAVQVDYDPAELDYADLVAVAFEHHDPRSQPRKRQYQHVVFHGTDAEREAVEAYVAASDWPDGAVETRIERIDAFHVAETYHQTFHLSSSPGLLRPFEEAGYDDAALRESPAAAKVNAHAAGKDVPAFDDALTYDPRQS comes from the coding sequence GTGACGCCGTACCCCGAACTCGTGGCGGACTACGACGAGTCGGCACCCGATCCCGCGGCCACCGAGACGACCACGTTCGCGCTGGGCTGTTTCTGGGGGCCGGACGCGACGTTCGGCGCGCTCGACGGCGTCGTCCGGACGCGCGTCGGGTACGCCGGCGGGACGAAGCCCGATCCGACGTACCACGCGCTTGGCGACCACTCCGAGGCGGTGCAGGTCGACTACGACCCGGCCGAACTCGACTACGCCGACCTCGTCGCGGTCGCATTCGAGCACCACGACCCGCGGAGCCAGCCACGAAAGCGCCAGTACCAGCACGTCGTCTTCCACGGGACCGACGCCGAGCGCGAGGCCGTCGAGGCGTACGTCGCCGCGAGCGACTGGCCCGACGGCGCCGTCGAGACGCGGATCGAGCGGATCGACGCCTTCCACGTCGCCGAGACGTACCACCAGACGTTCCACCTGTCGAGCAGCCCGGGCCTCCTGCGACCGTTCGAGGAGGCCGGGTACGACGACGCCGCGCTCCGCGAGTCGCCCGCCGCGGCGAAGGTCAACGCCCACGCCGCGGGCAAGGACGTGCCGGCGTTCGACGACGCGCTGACGTACGACCCGCGGCAGTCGTAG
- a CDS encoding mechanosensitive ion channel family protein, with translation MTRRLGYLSFALAVVAGIGAAVVQSAAVDWPSVGAVSAAALAVRLLSAAAVALGAYGLYLIVIGALERHTASKRRLHDLRNVIRLAFGAAALVGVFGALTEQWLGVLFSLGVVGFAVTFALQQPLFSLLGWVYILVKRPYGIGDRVRIEDAKGDVIDVDFLVTTLWEINGDLVTTNQPSGRIVTVPNSVVLSSAVFNYSWEEFPYVWNELAVQVAYETDLEFARAEMVAAADDFLGDEMERNVARYREVLSETAVELEVKDRPAVNVKQEESWVELRLRYLVHPRRGQRVRNELYERILARFNDNPDRVKFPVSRNR, from the coding sequence GTGACCCGTCGCCTCGGCTACCTGTCGTTCGCGCTCGCCGTCGTCGCCGGTATCGGCGCTGCAGTCGTCCAGTCGGCCGCCGTCGACTGGCCGAGCGTCGGCGCGGTGTCGGCGGCGGCCCTCGCGGTGCGACTGCTCTCAGCCGCCGCGGTTGCGCTCGGCGCGTACGGACTGTACCTGATAGTTATCGGGGCGCTGGAGCGCCACACCGCGAGCAAGCGCCGCCTGCACGACCTGCGCAACGTCATCCGGCTGGCGTTCGGCGCGGCGGCGCTGGTCGGGGTGTTCGGCGCGCTCACCGAGCAGTGGCTCGGCGTGCTGTTCTCGCTCGGCGTCGTCGGCTTCGCCGTGACGTTCGCCCTCCAGCAGCCGCTGTTCTCGCTGCTGGGGTGGGTGTACATCCTCGTCAAGCGCCCCTATGGGATCGGCGACCGCGTGCGGATCGAGGACGCGAAGGGCGACGTGATAGACGTCGACTTCCTCGTGACGACGCTGTGGGAGATAAACGGCGACCTCGTCACCACGAACCAGCCCTCGGGGCGGATCGTGACGGTGCCAAACAGCGTCGTGCTCTCCTCGGCGGTGTTCAACTACTCCTGGGAGGAGTTCCCCTACGTCTGGAACGAACTCGCGGTGCAGGTGGCCTACGAGACGGACTTGGAGTTCGCCCGCGCGGAGATGGTCGCCGCCGCGGACGACTTTCTCGGCGACGAGATGGAGCGGAACGTCGCGCGCTACCGCGAGGTGCTGTCGGAGACGGCCGTGGAACTCGAAGTGAAGGACCGCCCCGCGGTCAACGTCAAGCAGGAGGAGTCGTGGGTCGAACTCCGCCTGCGCTACCTCGTCCACCCGCGACGGGGCCAGCGCGTCCGGAACGAACTGTACGAGCGGATCCTCGCGCGGTTCAACGACAACCCCGACAGGGTGAAGTTCCCCGTCAGCCGGAACCGGTGA
- a CDS encoding O-methyltransferase, producing the protein MEILSEKATRFVRAAAPEPDDVQAEMAEYADEHGFPTVGHEVGATLRLLARLVDARRVFEFGSGYGYSAYWFAGALPADGEIVLTEYDEDELDMAREYMARGGFDDLARYEGGDALDAIARYDGPFDVVLIDHQKHRYREAFDAVRGKVPPGGVVVADNAMAAGVIETEKLLALLEGEDPDDPNEHTLGVAEYLETVRADDAFETVVLPLGEGIAVSYRVA; encoded by the coding sequence ATGGAGATCCTGTCCGAGAAGGCGACGCGGTTCGTCCGCGCGGCGGCCCCGGAGCCGGACGACGTCCAGGCGGAGATGGCCGAGTACGCCGACGAGCACGGCTTCCCGACGGTCGGGCACGAGGTCGGCGCGACGCTGCGCCTGCTCGCCCGGCTGGTCGACGCCCGACGGGTGTTCGAGTTCGGGTCGGGCTACGGCTACTCGGCGTACTGGTTCGCCGGCGCGCTCCCCGCCGACGGCGAGATAGTCCTCACGGAGTACGACGAGGACGAACTCGACATGGCCCGCGAGTACATGGCCCGCGGCGGGTTCGACGACCTGGCGCGCTACGAGGGCGGCGACGCGCTGGACGCGATAGCGCGCTACGACGGCCCGTTCGACGTGGTCCTGATCGACCACCAGAAGCACCGCTACCGCGAGGCGTTCGATGCCGTTCGCGGGAAAGTCCCGCCGGGCGGGGTGGTCGTCGCCGACAACGCGATGGCCGCGGGGGTCATCGAGACGGAGAAACTGCTCGCGCTCCTGGAGGGCGAGGACCCGGACGACCCCAACGAGCACACCCTCGGTGTCGCGGAGTACCTGGAGACGGTGCGGGCCGACGACGCGTTCGAGACGGTCGTCCTCCCGCTCGGCGAGGGGATCGCGGTGAGCTACCGGGTCGCTTGA
- a CDS encoding PQQ-binding-like beta-propeller repeat protein: MDVSRRRLLGALGTGAAALVAGCAGGSSNPGTAARTTGPRTSTDTTTASTTERADEPDDGSAGPALWSFRDGESETEAEQDGCRNCAGVVARPTVDGDRLYVPGQNAYALARSDGTRQWRVETPPCHGTPVVRDGHAYVTAGFGYGMYAWKERLVAVGPDGRRRWTYEDEWRDDAYLPILAVDAERVYVCPRQDQTIDRNPVRAVDRETGDVAWTAEMPTAVAGNGAVVDGALVVATWSGITAVDAASGEPRWSRDGAAYRPTVADDLVVLNADDGIAALTPAGDVEWRYGDGTRYVLQGDTLYTAGADGTVSARNPRTGSERWRYGGDPAVLLAAVDAEGAYVVERDGPGLLRVADGELVWRRDVDGSLSFAADGGGLYGYDSARGTTTLLSLSPADGEVRWRFELEDAAPGPTVADGVAYLGTKSGAVHAFPPEKRE, translated from the coding sequence ATGGATGTCTCCAGACGGCGGTTGCTGGGCGCGCTCGGGACCGGCGCGGCCGCTCTCGTTGCGGGTTGTGCGGGCGGATCGTCGAACCCCGGAACGGCGGCACGGACGACGGGACCCCGAACGTCGACGGACACCACGACCGCCTCGACCACCGAACGGGCCGACGAGCCCGATGATGGTTCAGCGGGACCAGCTCTGTGGTCGTTTCGCGACGGGGAGTCCGAGACGGAAGCCGAACAGGACGGCTGTCGGAACTGCGCTGGCGTCGTCGCACGTCCGACCGTCGATGGCGACAGGCTGTACGTCCCCGGACAGAACGCCTACGCGCTGGCCCGGTCGGACGGCACGCGGCAGTGGCGCGTCGAGACGCCGCCGTGCCACGGGACGCCGGTCGTCCGGGACGGCCACGCCTACGTCACGGCCGGATTCGGCTACGGCATGTACGCGTGGAAGGAGCGTCTCGTGGCCGTCGGGCCGGACGGCCGTCGCCGCTGGACCTACGAGGACGAGTGGCGGGACGACGCGTACCTGCCGATCCTTGCGGTCGACGCCGAGCGTGTATACGTCTGTCCCCGTCAGGACCAGACGATCGACCGGAACCCCGTCCGCGCCGTGGACCGCGAGACGGGCGACGTCGCGTGGACGGCGGAGATGCCGACCGCGGTGGCGGGGAACGGCGCTGTCGTCGACGGAGCGCTGGTCGTCGCGACGTGGTCGGGGATCACGGCGGTCGACGCGGCGTCCGGCGAGCCCCGCTGGAGCCGCGACGGGGCCGCGTACCGCCCCACGGTCGCCGACGACCTGGTGGTGCTGAATGCGGACGACGGCATCGCGGCACTGACGCCCGCCGGCGACGTGGAGTGGCGATACGGCGACGGGACCCGCTACGTTCTCCAGGGGGACACCCTGTACACGGCGGGCGCCGACGGGACGGTCAGCGCCCGCAACCCGCGTACCGGCAGCGAGCGATGGCGATACGGCGGCGACCCCGCCGTGTTGCTCGCGGCCGTCGACGCCGAGGGGGCGTACGTCGTGGAGCGCGACGGGCCGGGTCTCCTGCGGGTCGCGGACGGCGAACTCGTCTGGCGTCGCGACGTCGACGGCTCGCTCTCGTTCGCGGCCGACGGCGGCGGGCTCTACGGGTACGACTCGGCCCGCGGTACGACGACGCTGCTGTCGCTATCCCCGGCCGACGGCGAGGTGCGCTGGCGCTTCGAACTGGAGGATGCGGCGCCCGGGCCGACGGTCGCGGACGGCGTCGCGTACCTGGGGACGAAGTCCGGCGCGGTACACGCGTTCCCGCCGGAGAAGCGTGAGTGA
- a CDS encoding DJ-1/PfpI family protein: protein MSEILLLAGDFVEDYEIMVPFQTLQTVGHDVDAVSPEKEAGETVKTAVHDFRGDQTYMETRGHDFELNATLSEVDPESYDALVIPGGRAPEYLRTYDEILEITRHFFEADKPVAALCHATQILVAADVVEGRACTAYPALQADVETAGGDWRDGVTRDGNLVTGQAWPDHPEWLAEFLDVLGTEVSHGDPVAADD, encoded by the coding sequence ATGTCCGAGATACTGCTCCTCGCCGGCGACTTCGTGGAGGACTACGAGATCATGGTCCCGTTCCAGACGCTCCAGACCGTCGGCCACGACGTCGACGCCGTCTCCCCCGAGAAGGAGGCGGGCGAGACGGTCAAGACCGCCGTCCACGACTTCCGGGGCGACCAGACGTATATGGAGACTCGCGGGCACGACTTCGAACTGAACGCGACGCTGTCGGAGGTCGACCCCGAGTCCTACGACGCGCTGGTGATCCCCGGCGGGCGCGCGCCGGAGTACCTCCGGACGTACGACGAGATACTCGAAATAACGCGGCACTTCTTCGAGGCGGACAAGCCCGTTGCCGCGCTGTGTCACGCCACGCAGATCCTCGTCGCCGCGGACGTGGTCGAGGGGCGGGCCTGCACGGCGTACCCGGCGCTCCAGGCCGACGTGGAGACGGCGGGCGGCGACTGGCGCGACGGGGTCACGCGCGACGGCAACCTGGTCACCGGCCAGGCGTGGCCCGACCACCCCGAGTGGCTGGCCGAGTTCCTCGACGTGCTCGGCACCGAGGTCAGCCACGGCGACCCCGTCGCCGCGGACGACTGA
- a CDS encoding SUI1 family translation initiation factor, with translation MTDDDPFDDLNVTDDPLDDLDRATQRLTVRTESRRYDKPVTIVEGFEGGADVDALASDLKSMLGAGGTVKEGAIEIQGDHGSRVRDELRDRGYRIDG, from the coding sequence GTGACCGACGACGACCCGTTCGACGACCTGAACGTCACCGACGACCCGCTCGACGACTTGGACCGGGCGACCCAGCGGCTGACCGTCCGGACCGAGTCCCGCCGCTACGACAAGCCCGTCACGATAGTCGAGGGGTTCGAGGGCGGCGCGGACGTCGACGCCCTCGCCTCGGACCTGAAGTCCATGCTCGGCGCGGGCGGGACGGTAAAGGAAGGGGCCATCGAAATACAGGGCGACCATGGGAGTCGCGTTCGGGACGAGCTACGTGACAGAGGGTATCGGATCGACGGATAG
- a CDS encoding methyl-accepting chemotaxis protein, which yields MLERLRAIVPGFIRNSYVAKFGIALAAVILLVGAVGGLVYAQTSDTLEQDTEQRLQTAATAESEQIGQWVRHMRIRQTTQVNSRAFQTNDTEEIDLRLVSTVENDRSVEDAYHVNVRSGAVIGKYGYGRLAADGRLSDSVRGRIANLSDSPATVTTSNVFRHEEGGPPLWLFVSTVPNDEDRALVTVINAEQLSETTIQSRGDGRAVVVDDRGRVVLSRNTSEILERSAITPASESAGFDTAVDRGGTEQAVGYAPVSSTDWTVTTRTPTAQAFALRTEISRGVLAMVALGAGGALLVGLTVGRNTIRAVRDLARRAGELEQGDLDTDLSTTRTDEFGDLYGAFGSMRDSLRDQIRAAEEAKEEADRRREASEERAAHLEATAEEYGSVMRACAEGNLSRRLPPDEESKPMATVAHEFNQMMNELEATVAEVKRFADDVSASSERVTASTDDVRRSSEQVTESIQSISEGADRQNDQFQSVSAEMDELAASVQQVAAAADDVAELAERTADTGGEGRATAETAIAEMDDVAAASREAVVAIEALQDEMEEIQEVVDLITEMADQTDMVALNASVEAARSASDREGFGVVANEVRALADDTKEAAAEIEERIASVREQTERTADEVRAARDDVTRSAESVRDVAAAFDDVAEYADETNTGVQEIRAATSQQATSTEEVVSMVSTAASISEETTAEAETVAAAAEEQTATLGEVANDVSGLASQAERLHDALDRFETDSETEGLRPSPAQ from the coding sequence ATGCTAGAGAGGCTCCGCGCGATCGTCCCCGGCTTCATCCGGAACAGCTACGTCGCGAAGTTCGGCATCGCCCTCGCCGCCGTCATTCTGCTCGTGGGGGCAGTCGGCGGTCTCGTCTACGCTCAGACCAGCGACACGCTGGAGCAGGACACCGAACAGCGGCTCCAGACCGCCGCGACCGCGGAGTCCGAACAGATCGGGCAGTGGGTTCGCCACATGCGCATCCGGCAGACGACGCAGGTGAACTCGCGGGCCTTCCAGACGAACGACACCGAGGAGATCGACCTGCGCCTCGTCAGCACCGTCGAGAACGACCGAAGCGTGGAGGACGCCTACCACGTGAACGTCAGGAGCGGGGCGGTCATCGGCAAGTACGGGTACGGCCGCCTGGCGGCCGACGGGCGACTCTCCGACTCGGTGCGAGGGCGGATCGCGAACCTCTCCGACAGCCCGGCGACCGTGACCACGTCGAACGTCTTCCGGCACGAAGAGGGTGGTCCGCCGTTGTGGCTGTTCGTCAGCACCGTCCCGAACGACGAGGACCGCGCGCTCGTCACGGTGATCAACGCCGAACAGCTGTCGGAGACGACGATCCAGAGCCGCGGGGACGGCCGGGCCGTCGTCGTCGACGACCGCGGCCGGGTCGTCCTCTCGCGGAACACCTCCGAGATCCTCGAACGGTCCGCGATCACGCCCGCCTCGGAGTCGGCCGGGTTCGACACCGCGGTCGACCGCGGGGGCACCGAGCAGGCCGTCGGCTACGCTCCGGTGTCGTCGACGGACTGGACGGTCACGACGCGGACGCCGACGGCGCAGGCGTTCGCGCTCCGGACCGAGATCTCCCGGGGCGTGCTCGCCATGGTGGCGCTCGGCGCGGGCGGCGCGTTGCTCGTCGGACTCACCGTCGGGCGGAACACCATCCGGGCGGTCCGCGACCTCGCTCGGCGCGCCGGGGAACTGGAACAGGGGGACCTCGACACGGACCTGTCGACGACCCGGACCGACGAGTTCGGCGACCTCTACGGCGCGTTCGGGAGCATGCGCGACTCGCTCCGCGACCAGATACGGGCCGCGGAGGAAGCCAAGGAGGAGGCCGACCGGCGGCGCGAGGCGTCCGAGGAGCGCGCGGCCCACCTCGAAGCGACGGCCGAGGAGTACGGGAGCGTGATGCGGGCGTGTGCCGAGGGCAACCTCTCGCGCCGACTGCCCCCGGACGAGGAGAGCAAGCCGATGGCGACGGTCGCCCACGAGTTCAACCAGATGATGAACGAACTGGAGGCGACCGTCGCGGAGGTCAAGCGGTTCGCCGACGACGTCTCGGCCTCCAGCGAGCGGGTGACCGCCAGCACGGACGACGTCCGGCGGTCGTCCGAGCAGGTGACGGAGTCGATCCAGTCGATCTCCGAGGGGGCCGACCGGCAGAACGACCAGTTCCAGTCGGTGTCGGCCGAGATGGACGAACTCGCGGCGTCGGTCCAGCAGGTCGCCGCCGCCGCGGACGACGTGGCCGAACTCGCCGAGCGGACCGCCGACACCGGCGGCGAGGGGCGCGCGACCGCCGAGACGGCGATAGCCGAGATGGACGACGTGGCGGCCGCGTCGCGCGAGGCGGTCGTCGCGATAGAGGCCCTCCAGGACGAGATGGAGGAGATACAGGAGGTCGTCGACCTGATCACGGAGATGGCCGACCAGACCGACATGGTGGCGCTGAACGCCAGCGTTGAGGCGGCCCGGAGCGCGAGCGACCGCGAGGGCTTCGGCGTCGTCGCGAACGAAGTCCGCGCGCTGGCCGACGACACGAAGGAGGCGGCCGCGGAGATAGAGGAGCGGATCGCCTCGGTCCGCGAGCAGACCGAGCGGACGGCCGACGAGGTGCGGGCGGCACGGGACGACGTGACCCGCAGCGCCGAGTCGGTCCGCGACGTCGCGGCCGCGTTCGACGACGTCGCCGAGTACGCGGACGAGACCAACACCGGGGTTCAGGAGATCCGCGCCGCGACGAGCCAGCAGGCCACCTCGACCGAGGAGGTCGTCTCGATGGTGTCGACGGCGGCCTCGATCAGCGAGGAGACGACCGCCGAGGCCGAGACGGTCGCGGCGGCCGCCGAGGAACAGACCGCCACGCTCGGCGAGGTCGCAAACGACGTCTCCGGTCTCGCCTCGCAGGCCGAGCGGCTCCACGACGCGCTCGACCGGTTCGAGACCGACTCGGAGACGGAGGGCCTCCGCCCGTCGCCGGCGCAGTAG
- a CDS encoding DUF5786 family protein, translating to MGFGSYDESEQQEQTVDEDDGESVNVHEHDHQGSVEVEDADSEQLLDQLQEIKEE from the coding sequence ATGGGTTTTGGTAGCTACGACGAGTCCGAACAACAGGAACAGACAGTCGACGAGGACGACGGGGAGAGCGTCAACGTCCACGAGCACGACCACCAGGGTTCCGTCGAGGTAGAGGACGCCGACAGCGAGCAGCTGCTCGACCAGCTTCAGGAGATCAAAGAGGAGTAG
- the msrA gene encoding peptide-methionine (S)-S-oxide reductase MsrA has product MPTDRATFGGGCFWCTEAAFKELDGVERVTSGYAGGDVADPTYEQVCRGNTGHAEVVQVEYDPDVITYPDLLQVFFTVHDPTQLNRQGPDVGTQYRSIVLYHDDEQREQVERFLVELSEEDAYDDDIVTEVEPLSKFYEAEQRHQDYYEKNPDDRYCSFYAEPKVKKVREKFGDRVTAEQ; this is encoded by the coding sequence ATGCCTACCGACCGTGCCACCTTCGGCGGCGGCTGCTTCTGGTGTACCGAGGCGGCGTTCAAGGAACTCGACGGCGTCGAGCGCGTCACCTCGGGCTACGCCGGCGGCGACGTCGCGGACCCGACCTACGAGCAGGTGTGTCGCGGGAACACCGGCCACGCCGAGGTCGTTCAGGTCGAGTACGACCCCGACGTCATCACCTATCCCGACCTCCTGCAGGTGTTTTTCACCGTCCACGACCCGACCCAGCTCAACCGGCAGGGGCCGGACGTGGGCACGCAGTACCGCTCCATCGTCCTCTACCACGACGACGAACAGCGCGAGCAGGTCGAGCGCTTCCTCGTCGAACTGTCGGAGGAGGACGCGTACGACGACGATATCGTCACCGAGGTCGAACCCCTCTCGAAGTTCTACGAGGCCGAACAGCGACATCAGGACTACTACGAGAAGAACCCGGACGACCGCTACTGTAGCTTCTACGCCGAGCCGAAGGTCAAGAAGGTCCGCGAGAAGTTCGGCGACCGGGTCACGGCCGAGCAGTGA
- a CDS encoding aminopeptidase produces MDPRVREHAEVLVEDCIDVSEGDDVVVMAPAVAEDLVVALYEELGERGALPHYSGGSSRANRAYMRAADVDDFVESDIRMTIAETADAIVQILGSRNSFETSDVDPEKTAARQRANEDAMAVFMENDWVLTQYPAPGDAQKAEMSTAAYEDFVWNAVNKDWEAQRDFQANMVEILNEGSEVRIVSGDTTDVTMSIDGMVAENDWADVNMPAGEAFTAPVPDSVEGEVLFDKPLMAQGREVEGVYLRFEGGEVVEHSAEKNEEVLTSVLETDEGARRLGELGIGMNRDIDRFTYNMLFDEKMGDTVHMAVGRAYPETVGEDRERNESAVHQDMIVDMSEDSYIEVDGEVVQRNGTFRFEDGFESEA; encoded by the coding sequence ATGGACCCCCGCGTCCGCGAACACGCCGAAGTGCTGGTCGAGGACTGTATCGACGTCTCCGAGGGCGACGACGTCGTCGTCATGGCTCCCGCCGTCGCCGAGGACCTCGTCGTCGCGCTGTACGAGGAACTGGGAGAGAGGGGCGCGCTCCCCCACTACTCCGGGGGGAGTTCCCGCGCCAACCGCGCGTACATGCGCGCTGCCGACGTGGACGACTTCGTCGAGAGCGACATCCGGATGACGATCGCCGAGACGGCCGACGCGATCGTTCAGATCCTTGGGTCGCGCAACTCTTTCGAGACCAGCGACGTCGACCCGGAGAAAACCGCCGCCCGCCAGAGGGCAAACGAGGACGCGATGGCGGTGTTCATGGAGAACGACTGGGTGCTTACGCAGTATCCCGCGCCCGGCGACGCCCAGAAGGCCGAGATGAGTACGGCCGCCTACGAGGACTTCGTCTGGAACGCCGTCAACAAGGACTGGGAGGCCCAGCGCGACTTCCAGGCGAACATGGTCGAGATCCTAAACGAGGGCAGCGAGGTGCGGATCGTCTCCGGCGACACGACCGACGTGACGATGAGCATCGACGGCATGGTCGCGGAGAACGACTGGGCGGACGTGAACATGCCCGCCGGCGAGGCGTTCACCGCGCCAGTCCCCGACTCCGTCGAGGGCGAGGTGCTGTTCGACAAGCCGCTGATGGCCCAGGGCCGGGAGGTCGAGGGCGTGTACCTGCGGTTCGAGGGCGGCGAGGTCGTCGAGCACAGCGCCGAGAAAAACGAGGAGGTGCTGACGAGCGTACTGGAGACGGACGAGGGCGCGCGCCGCCTCGGCGAACTCGGCATCGGCATGAACCGCGACATCGACCGCTTCACCTACAACATGCTGTTCGACGAGAAGATGGGCGACACCGTCCACATGGCCGTCGGCCGGGCGTACCCGGAGACCGTCGGCGAGGACCGCGAGCGCAACGAGAGCGCCGTCCATCAGGACATGATTGTGGACATGAGCGAGGACTCCTACATCGAGGTCGACGGCGAAGTCGTCCAGCGGAACGGGACGTTCAGGTTCGAGGACGGGTTCGAGAGCGAAGCCTGA
- a CDS encoding NAD(P)-dependent alcohol dehydrogenase: MQAARLHEYTDDMSEALTIEEVDRPEPTRSDHVVVEVEGAGWCQTDNHIVEGMWEEYAPVDLPQTLGHENAGRVVETGDEVTTVEEGDRVICHPLMTCGTCRRCRLGDDMHCENAQFPGLTTDGGFAEYLLTSERAAIRLDTLDPVEIAPHADAGITAYHAAKKAADELVPGSYAVVIGIGGLGHIGLQALDSMTAARTVAVDVKDAALDLAADCGADYTVNSADEDVAEAVEGITDGAGALQVLDFVGADATTSLGPDLLAGRGDHHVVGYGGHVHEPSQTLVDAEIAYRGTLVGTYTELQELVALVEQGEMDLHTTEYDLSQINAVAEKLEHGEIEGRAVIKP; encoded by the coding sequence ATGCAGGCTGCGAGACTCCACGAGTACACCGACGACATGAGCGAGGCGCTGACGATAGAGGAGGTCGACCGCCCGGAGCCGACGCGGTCGGACCACGTCGTCGTCGAAGTCGAGGGGGCCGGCTGGTGCCAGACGGACAACCACATCGTCGAGGGGATGTGGGAGGAGTACGCCCCGGTCGACCTCCCGCAGACGCTCGGCCACGAGAACGCCGGCCGTGTCGTGGAGACGGGCGACGAGGTCACGACCGTCGAGGAGGGCGACCGGGTGATCTGCCACCCGCTGATGACCTGCGGGACGTGTCGCCGGTGTCGCCTGGGCGACGACATGCACTGCGAGAACGCGCAGTTCCCCGGCCTGACGACCGACGGCGGGTTCGCGGAGTACCTGCTGACGTCCGAGCGCGCCGCCATCCGACTGGACACCCTGGACCCGGTGGAGATCGCGCCACACGCCGACGCCGGGATCACCGCGTACCACGCCGCGAAGAAGGCGGCCGACGAACTGGTGCCCGGGAGCTACGCTGTCGTGATCGGGATCGGCGGCCTCGGGCACATCGGCCTGCAGGCGCTCGACTCGATGACGGCGGCCCGGACGGTGGCGGTCGACGTGAAAGACGCCGCGCTGGACCTCGCCGCGGACTGCGGTGCCGACTACACGGTGAACTCCGCCGACGAGGACGTGGCCGAGGCCGTCGAGGGGATCACGGACGGCGCGGGCGCGCTGCAGGTGTTGGACTTCGTCGGGGCCGACGCCACCACCTCGCTCGGGCCGGACCTGCTCGCCGGCCGGGGCGACCACCACGTCGTCGGCTACGGCGGCCACGTCCACGAGCCGTCCCAGACGCTCGTCGACGCCGAGATAGCGTACCGCGGGACGCTGGTCGGCACGTACACAGAGCTACAGGAACTCGTCGCCCTCGTCGAGCAGGGCGAGATGGACCTCCACACGACCGAGTACGACCTGTCGCAGATCAACGCGGTCGCCGAGAAACTTGAACACGGCGAGATCGAGGGGCGTGCGGTGATCAAGCCCTGA
- a CDS encoding helix-turn-helix domain-containing protein, producing MTTITEFTLPAAAFPLGRIFADRPEATLELDRVVPMGDTVMPFFWVVDEGGDMESVRETFADLPALRSADLLTDMGSRALFHAEWEPDHVGIMGAIGASGVTVLSASGSSDGWVFELRADGGEQLSAFQRHCEDHDIPVTLTRLGEVSEPEAGLEYGLTADQREALVLALREGYFEMPRETDQERLASRLGISRQALSSRLRRGYRNLVSNALLTDGL from the coding sequence ATGACGACGATAACCGAGTTCACGCTCCCGGCGGCGGCGTTCCCGCTCGGCCGGATCTTCGCGGACCGCCCCGAGGCGACGCTGGAGTTGGACCGCGTGGTCCCGATGGGCGATACGGTGATGCCGTTCTTCTGGGTCGTCGACGAGGGCGGCGACATGGAGTCGGTCCGGGAGACGTTCGCCGACCTGCCGGCGCTCCGGTCCGCGGACCTGTTGACCGACATGGGGTCGCGAGCGCTGTTTCACGCCGAGTGGGAACCGGACCACGTCGGGATCATGGGCGCCATCGGCGCGTCGGGCGTGACCGTCCTCTCCGCGTCCGGGTCGAGCGACGGCTGGGTGTTCGAACTCCGGGCCGACGGCGGCGAGCAGCTCTCGGCGTTCCAGCGACACTGCGAGGACCACGACATCCCCGTGACGCTCACGAGGCTCGGCGAGGTGTCGGAGCCCGAGGCGGGACTGGAGTACGGGCTCACGGCCGACCAGCGCGAGGCGCTCGTGTTGGCGCTCCGCGAGGGATACTTCGAGATGCCCCGCGAGACGGACCAGGAGCGGCTCGCCTCGCGGCTGGGGATCAGCCGGCAGGCGCTCTCCTCGCGGCTCCGCCGGGGCTACCGGAACCTCGTCAGCAACGCGCTGCTGACCGACGGCCTTTAA
- a CDS encoding HalOD1 output domain-containing protein: protein MNSERDQRDDADFRYELSDDEPPSEAVLTAVSTLSGDDVIPEPGDGGTRALPPLYDAVDPDALDSLLDDGSRLTGFDGHVSFTYHGYEVTVHSHGYLTLRRPVLELAQ, encoded by the coding sequence ATGAACTCGGAACGCGACCAGCGCGACGACGCCGACTTCCGCTACGAACTGTCCGACGACGAACCGCCGAGCGAGGCCGTGCTGACTGCGGTCTCGACACTTTCGGGTGACGACGTGATCCCCGAACCCGGCGACGGCGGAACGCGCGCGCTGCCCCCGCTGTACGACGCGGTCGACCCGGACGCCCTCGACTCCCTCCTCGACGACGGTAGTCGGCTGACCGGCTTCGACGGGCACGTCTCGTTCACGTACCACGGGTACGAGGTGACGGTTCACAGCCACGGTTACCTCACGCTGCGGCGCCCCGTCCTCGAATTGGCCCAGTAG